CGTGACCGGCGATGCGGGCTGCGTCGACTTCAAGCTCGACCGAAACGCCTATCATCCCAAGCTGCTCGCGGCGATGGCGCCGCTGCACGTGATCCAGGTGGCCCATCACGGCGGCAACAATGCCCATTTCTATCGCGTTCTCGCCGCGGCGAACTATCCCGGGCAGACCGATCCTTCCTTCATGCTGCTGTCGCACGCAACGCACGACAAGACGCGGCCATCGGGCGAGTTTCGCGACTTCCTGCTCACCTCGCTCGGCGATGACGACGATATCCGCCTTCTGTTCACCAGCGAGCCGACGATGGAAAAGGTCGAGGACTTGCTTGGCGCGATCCACCCCGCGGTCGGCGTCAGAGACAAGAAGGGCGATATCCGTCTTGTCCATGGCACCGGCCGGTGGAAGGTCGAGGCGCACGCGATCGACATTGGCGTACCACCGCCGCCCGGCCCGATCGCCCTCTCCGAAAACATGACCATCACGGTTCCACCAATCAAATTTCGGGCGCGCCGCGGGGGCAACGAGAAACGCCGAACTTGACGGGCGGGCTCCGCTCGCGGAAGGATCGTACGCTCGGGACGGAACGAACAGATCGAGGCAAAAAAGGGGCGATGAGAGGGATATTCCACCGCGGAATCGCGGCGTCGGAGAACCAGGGGACCGCCGCGCTGGGTGCCGGCACGTGACTGTATCGGCGATTGAGGCGAATGCAGCGGCCGCGGTGCTTGGCGTTGATGCGCCGGCGCTCCCTCATGACACGCCCGCCAAACCGTCGGCAAGGCGCCTGCTCGGCCTTTATCTACTTCTGGGTTTCGCGGCGGGGCTGCCTTTTTACATGTTCAATGCGGTGCTGACGTTGCGCCTCGCGCGGCATGGGGTCGACATCGTGATCATCGGCTTTTTCGCGTGGATCGCGTTGCTGCCGACCTTCAAATTCGCCTGGGCGCCGCTTATCGAACGCTACGACATCCCCGGATTTTCGCGATTCTGGGGGCGAAGGCGCGGATGGATCATGCTGTCGCAGCTTGGTATTTTCCTGTCGATGGTCGCGATGGCCTTTACCTCGAGCGACAAGAGCCTGCCACTTACCGCGCTGTTCGCGATCCTGCTCGCCTTCTGGACCACAACGTTGGAGGTTGCCGCCGATGGCTGGCGGATCGAGCTTGCGCCCACGCAGACCGAGCAGGCGCCGATCGTCGCCGCCAATCTGTGGGGTTATCGCAGCGCGATGGTCGCGGCGGGGAGCGGCGCGATTCTGGTCGCGGCCTGGGCCGACTGGACGATCGCCTATCTGGTCATCGCAATCGCGGCGTTTGCGCCTTTCCCGATACTCGCGGCGATGCGCCCCGAACGCGATGGCGTGGGCGGTCGCGCCCTGGCGCTGGCGAGCGGGATCGGCGCCAGCCTGCTCATCCTGCTCACCGCCGCGCTGATTACCGTGGCCGCCGGCTGGATCCTGCTGTCGGCTGCCGCGGGCATAGGGCTGTCGGCGAAGACCAATGTGACGCCTTTCGTGCTGGCGGTGGCGCTGCTTCCCTTTGCGGCGCTGGCATTGGCTTTGCCACGGATCAATCGCCTTTCCGCCGGCACAGCGGCTACCCTGCCCGCCTTTGCCGCGCCCTATATCGAGCTGTTCTGGCGCTATGGCTATGCCGTGCTCGCAATGCTCGCCTTCGTTTCACTCTACCGCATGGGCGACGTGCTGACGCTGACGCTGTCGCATCCGCTGTGGAACGCAAAGGGCTATAGCCTGCACCAGATCGGCGTTGCCGACGGCGTGGTCGCGCTGTCGGCGAGCATGGCGGGAGTCGCGCTCGGCGGCCTTCTGTCGACGCGGCTGTCGCTCGGCTGGACGCTCGGTATCGGTGCGGTGACTGCGGCCGTAGGCAACTGGATCTATATCTGGCTGTGGCACGCCGACCCGTCGGCACTCGTCCTCTACACCTCTGTCGCGGTCGACCAGTTCGGCAATGGCTTCGCGGGTGCGGTCTTCGTCGTTTATCTCTCGATGTTGGTGAGTCCTTCCTTTCCGGGCGCGCAATATGCCCTGCTTTCGGGCTTCGCTTTCCTGCTGCCGCGCCTCCTCGCGGGGGCATCGGGGTCGATGCAGACGCAGATCGGCTATGACGGCTTTTTCCTGCTGTCCGGCGCGCTGAGCTTTGCGGCGATCTTTCTGTTGCCCGTTGTCGCCCGCGTAAAAGGGCGCGTGCCGGCATGACGGTCGAAGCTGTTTGCGAGGCGGCCTTCGCCCCCACGGGCGAGGCGGTCGAAAGCGGGCGCATCCCCGGCGCAGCGGTCGGCGTGGTTGGCGCCGACGGTCAGAGTGCGGTACGGCTGGCGGGCATGGCCGCGCTCGCCCCCGCGCGCGAGACACTGACGCGCGATCATTGGTTCGACCTCGCCTCGCTCAGCAAGGTGATCGCGACAACGACGATGATCCTGACGCTCGCCGAGCAAGGTCGTCTCGAGCTCGACCGGCCGCTGACCGACGCGATCCCCGACCTGCGCCAATATGACGTCGCGGGGGCCGCCGAGCGCAAGCTGACCTTTCGCGACTGCCTGATGCATCGCAGCTTCCTGCCCGCGGTTGAGCCCATATATACCTATGGCGACGATCCGGCGCGGCTGCGCGCCTTCGTCCTCCAGCGCCAGTGGCGACACGGACCGCCGGTCTATTCCGACATCAATTTCATCCTGCTCGGCATCGCGATCGAACGCCTTACCGGCGCGCCGTTGCCCGATTGGCCGCTCGGCGAAGGGCTCGGTTTCGGCCCGCCGCCCGGCCCGGCGGTCGCGACCGAAGATTGCAGCTGGCGCGGACGCGTAATGAAGGGCGAGGTGCATGACGAAAACGCCTTTGCGCTCGGTGGCGCGCCGGGTCACGCGGGACTGTTCGGCACTATCGACGGCGTGCTCGGCTTTGCACGCGCCTTGATGGCCGGTGAAATCCTGTCGGAAGCGATGATGACCGAAATCCGCACGGCGGGCGATCGCCATCGCACCTGTGGCTGGGAACGCGCCTTCACCGGATGGCACGGCGGCGATGCCTGTTCGGCGGAGACGATCGGCCATACCGGATTCACCGGCACCGGCCTCTGGATCGATTTCGAACGCGGCCTCGCCTGGACCTTGCTCTCCAACCGGGTCCATCCGACCCGCCACGCCGATAGCGGCATCACGGCTCTGCGCCCCGCGGTGGGCAACCGGGTCATCACTGCATGGGACGAACAGACGAAATCATGAACGCATCGATCAACAAGTTCGCCCTTGCTGCCGCGCTCGCGCTGTCGTTTTTGTCGGTCGCAACGCAAGCGCAGACGGCTACGAGCCCGGCGGCTGCACCGCTGCTGGCGACTGTCGAGCAAAGGCTGGCCGAAGGACCAGCGGGTTCGCGCTTCGGTGTGCTCGTCACGACACTCGACGGGAAGGTGCTGGTGTCGATCGCGCCCGATCAGCGCTTCATCCCTGCGTCGAATACCAAGATGTTCACGACCGCGATCGCCTATGCCGAACTGCCTTTGCTCCAGCGCACGGCAAAGGGCACGGGCGTGCGGCTCGAAACCGGCGCCGACGGCAAGGTCGACGTCGTGCTGCACGGGCGCGGCGACGCGATGCTGTCGAGCGCCAACGACTGCAAGGTCGATTGCCTGCAGACGCTCGCCGATGCGGTCGCGGCCAAGACGCGCCATGTCGGCAACATCGTCGGCGATGACAGCTGGTTCCCCGACGAGCGCTGGAGCCCGGGGATGAGCTGGAACAATATCGCGTCGCGTTACGGCACCGGCATATCGGCGCTGACGCTCGACGATAACGAGCTGGTAGTGAAGCTGGCGCCGGGTGCGATCGGCGCGGCGCCAAGCATACAGGCGTCCGGCTATTACGAGATCGAGAATCGCGTCATTACCGTCGCGGGCAAGGAAGAGGCGATCGAGGCCGATCGCATGCCGAACAGCCGCACCCTTCGACTGACCGGCACCGTCGGCGCCGACGTCGCGCCGATGACGCTCCGCTATGGGATCGACGATCCCGCCCATTATGCAGCGTGGCGTTTTGGCGAACTGCTGCGCGCGCGCGGCGTGCGCGTCGATGGCGATATTGCGGTGCATCACCGGCCGCTGGCCGCCGCCGACGATCCCGAGAAGCGCAAGCACGCGCCGGCCACCCTGCCCCCCGAACCCGCCATGCTTGCCGAATTGCCCGCGCCGTCGCTCGCCGAAAATATGGTGCGGATCAACAAGGAGAGCCAGAATCTCCACTCCGAACTGATGCTGCGGCGCGTCGCGCGGCACGCGGGAAGCGGCTCGATCGCCGACGGGCAGGCGGTGATGCGAAAGGTCATGACCGGAGCGGGCGTGTCCGAGGCGGGCTATCACTTTGCCGACGGGTCGGGCATGTCGAGCTACAACCGCCTCAGCCCGCGCGCCGCGGTCGGCCTGCTCGGCTGGATAGCGCGCCAGCCATGGGGCGAGGCGTGGCGCGAAACGCTGCCGATCGCCGGGCGCGACGGGACCCTGCAAAACCGGTTCAAGGGCACGATCCTCGAAGGAAAATTGTTCGCGAAGACCGGCTCGCTCAACGCGTCGCGCGCGCTGTCGGGCTATC
This DNA window, taken from Sphingopyxis sp. PAMC25046, encodes the following:
- a CDS encoding permease, which translates into the protein MTVSAIEANAAAAVLGVDAPALPHDTPAKPSARRLLGLYLLLGFAAGLPFYMFNAVLTLRLARHGVDIVIIGFFAWIALLPTFKFAWAPLIERYDIPGFSRFWGRRRGWIMLSQLGIFLSMVAMAFTSSDKSLPLTALFAILLAFWTTTLEVAADGWRIELAPTQTEQAPIVAANLWGYRSAMVAAGSGAILVAAWADWTIAYLVIAIAAFAPFPILAAMRPERDGVGGRALALASGIGASLLILLTAALITVAAGWILLSAAAGIGLSAKTNVTPFVLAVALLPFAALALALPRINRLSAGTAATLPAFAAPYIELFWRYGYAVLAMLAFVSLYRMGDVLTLTLSHPLWNAKGYSLHQIGVADGVVALSASMAGVALGGLLSTRLSLGWTLGIGAVTAAVGNWIYIWLWHADPSALVLYTSVAVDQFGNGFAGAVFVVYLSMLVSPSFPGAQYALLSGFAFLLPRLLAGASGSMQTQIGYDGFFLLSGALSFAAIFLLPVVARVKGRVPA
- a CDS encoding serine hydrolase domain-containing protein, coding for MTVEAVCEAAFAPTGEAVESGRIPGAAVGVVGADGQSAVRLAGMAALAPARETLTRDHWFDLASLSKVIATTTMILTLAEQGRLELDRPLTDAIPDLRQYDVAGAAERKLTFRDCLMHRSFLPAVEPIYTYGDDPARLRAFVLQRQWRHGPPVYSDINFILLGIAIERLTGAPLPDWPLGEGLGFGPPPGPAVATEDCSWRGRVMKGEVHDENAFALGGAPGHAGLFGTIDGVLGFARALMAGEILSEAMMTEIRTAGDRHRTCGWERAFTGWHGGDACSAETIGHTGFTGTGLWIDFERGLAWTLLSNRVHPTRHADSGITALRPAVGNRVITAWDEQTKS
- the dacB gene encoding D-alanyl-D-alanine carboxypeptidase/D-alanyl-D-alanine-endopeptidase, producing MNASINKFALAAALALSFLSVATQAQTATSPAAAPLLATVEQRLAEGPAGSRFGVLVTTLDGKVLVSIAPDQRFIPASNTKMFTTAIAYAELPLLQRTAKGTGVRLETGADGKVDVVLHGRGDAMLSSANDCKVDCLQTLADAVAAKTRHVGNIVGDDSWFPDERWSPGMSWNNIASRYGTGISALTLDDNELVVKLAPGAIGAAPSIQASGYYEIENRVITVAGKEEAIEADRMPNSRTLRLTGTVGADVAPMTLRYGIDDPAHYAAWRFGELLRARGVRVDGDIAVHHRPLAAADDPEKRKHAPATLPPEPAMLAELPAPSLAENMVRINKESQNLHSELMLRRVARHAGSGSIADGQAVMRKVMTGAGVSEAGYHFADGSGMSSYNRLSPRAAVGLLGWIARQPWGEAWRETLPIAGRDGTLQNRFKGTILEGKLFAKTGSLNASRALSGYLVTRGGATLIFSALANDMPEDTDSEATAAVDRALVAIAEAL